ATGTGAGATGTCATAGAATATGTAAGGTGCCATTAATGCATCTCTATAATATGCCTCGTCAGGCAATTTGACAACACTTTCACTATCTGTAAGGCGCCCTTGATAGAAGTGTCTTGATGGAAATTCACGGATCTGGGGATGCATCCGATACTGCACCGATAACAAAATGGTAGGGCAACCAGACAACTGGAACCTCTCAAAGAGACTCCTGCTGTACATTAAAGTCCCAGCTGCTTTGCTGATAACAGTTGCAGGGAGCTGTTGTGGATCACCAACCAAGACACACCTAGCTGCACCGAGTGAAAGTGGAGGGAGGACTGCTACTTCACTAGCCTGAGCAGCTTCATCAATTACCACCATATCAAAGCCATGACTAAGGCGGGAAAATAACTTGCGACCACTGCTTGAAACTGTTGTAAAAACAATTTCTGCTTCATTGGCGAAACTTGCTTCTAGACTAGCCCTAGCATCTTCCATATTGAAGTTGCTGCCAACACGGAACCTGCTTTCTAATATCAGCAGGCGTGACATCTCCACCAATACTTTATCCCTGCTTTCTACTGAAGCAGCAAGTTTCTGAAGTAGAAAATCACGACTACGATCTCTTTGAGCGAGCACATCAGGGTCTACTCCAACTGAACCCTGCGATCTGCCAGCCGCTGCAACCATAGTAAGTTCCCTTTGTAGAAGGGCTATCTCCTGTGATAATTGCTGCTCACGGCATTTTAGCTGTTGCAGCCACCCAATCACTTCATCACGGCCCTTCATTAAAAGCTGGTCAGTCCTTCGCTCAACTGAAACAGCTtgtgcagcacgagattgtgaATCAACTCCAACACGGGCAACATCAGGACGATAGACCTTCATCTCACCATCTATAAAACCACGATCAAGAACGCGAGCAAGCAGCTCATCTGTGGCGGCGTTTGATGGAGCACATACAAGCATCCGTGGTTTGGGGCAAAGCTTGGGAAGAGTGCGGAAAAGGTTCTGATCCATACTCTGTAAAACTTCATCAATGGACCCTGCAGCAACAGTCTCTGAGCTGTTGCTTGTGTTACCGCTAACTTGCTTGTAACTTTCAGGAGCAAGCTTCTTGAGCAGAGCAGCATAGTAATGTTGATACTGAACAAGATGGATAACATTTAGCATCCCCCATACCGTATGGGTTTTCCCTGTCCCAGGCGGCCCTTGCACTAATGTGAAAGGCCAGGGTTCTTGTTTCTTCACAGCTCCGTTGCTTGTGCCAGCAGCTGTATGCATTGCAGCCCAATGAATTGCTGATAGCTGAGGCCCGTTGAAAGTACGATGCAGATGATCAGCAAAATTTGGAGTGAAACAATCAGGCATAGCAGGTGGCTGCTCTTCATACTTGGGGAAGTGCTCTGGACTTGGCTGAAGAATAGCATTTTGCATCTGATGGAAAGATTTTTGTTAAAACAACTGGAAAAGAATATTAACAAAGAaagcaaaatatataaaatgcaTTACCTGAACATTGAGTCTGCGGAATGCATGCAAGGCAACATATTCCCTTTGTGTTGTTGCTAGGGAACCAAGACTAGTCAGATACCAGGTGCTCCGAGGTTGGAGTTTCCTCAAAACATTGGTCTCACTGCTTCACATTCAACACAATAGAGTGATAAGATAATTGGAAGTCAAGTATTCAGAACAAAAGCATAGACAATAGAAAAAACATTATAATATTATTTGTCCATCAAGCAGGAAATCCTACAGGTCATAAGCACATGAATAATAACAGGTCTTTTTGCTACAGGCTAACAAATGTAGTCTAGCAAATGTATAGTTAATCTGAGCATGTTATGCATACATGGGCAACTGTTTAATGCAACTGTGAGTGTACCAGTGTAGTGCTCACCGGCTCACAAATGAAGAGTTACTTAAGTGCTGGACTGAACTCACTAATTATCTTTACTTTTGGGAATTTGGAAGGAATGCATCATAGAACATTTCAACATAGAAGGCAATCACACAAGTTGTGGCTATGATCAAGGATGACACGCATGCTTGGACCCTGGCAGGAGTCTACTGGCTACACAACAAGCCTCCCATCGTTTGCCCTACAACTTATAAGCCgcttttggagttgatttttgTGGTTTCTTTGTTATAGTTTATATTCCAGCATTGGCTTTCAAATTGCTAAGGGCACatacataaaagttttaccctCAAATTTCCTTTTGTTGCTGATAAGCCATACAGCTTATAATCAGCATTAGCCCAACCAATGGCAGCTCTATACTCATTTAAAGAACtccgatggtggtggtggatggtgAGTCTGCCACCACACACCACCACTGCCATATAGGACCCCTAAATACTGAGTAGGTGGACTACTCTATAGACAGATGTACAAATACATATTAAAAGGCAACAACGTAGcttgaaataattaatattgattaCAATGGGAGTTTTTTATTATGACTTTTGGGGCTTTAGAGCGCAAGGTGGGGTTCTCTAGCTAAATTATGATGCAAAGCGCAGGCATTTACCTAGTTTTGGTAGACAGACCTGCTTGTGTAGGACTTGCTTGCTTGTAGTTTGTTCCATCTAATTTCCTACTTCCTCCATTATCAAGTATAAACATACTTTCCTAAGTTGTTTGGCAGAGACTAAAACTAAGTGTTTTACGGTCGTACATAACCTAGAACCTGTTGCCTTCAATCCCGCTCAAAGAAAGAAATGGCAGGCCTTCTgctatccccccccccccaacccccaaaaaaaaaaaagactcgaCAGTGCATGCATGTAAGCGTTGCTTATTGTATCAACCAAAACAATCTGTATGTCAAGCAATGTTATATATTGAGCATTGCATGCTCTAGGAATGCCATGTCTACCAGAATTGAACAAATCCTAATCAGCAGATACCAGATATATGAGCATTCAAGGGACAACACAACTCTAAAGAGTACACATTCAGAATAATAAATAGGTTTGCAATGGAAAAAAAGGTAGTAGAATTACAATTTTGCCAAATACTAGCGTACCTGCTAGAATCAAATGAATCCCCAAGATAGAAGTGAATGATTGCCCCAATGGGATCGCGTGTATCAATAGGCGTATGGCGTCTGACTGTACCAACAAGCCGTCCACACTCTGACTCAGTGTCTTCATTTGAACCAACATTCCGCCTATTAGATCTACTTGATTGGGAAGCTGACAACAAAGAATAGATAAATAACGGTTATtaaaatatttccttttcagATAAAAGGACCATCAGGGCTTAATACAAATGAGAAAAATCAAGCATAGCTACCTGAACCAGGCCTAGGAAAGGACAAAACTGCAACTTCACCTTCTTTGAAAGTCCATTTATACTCGTGCATTGGTAGAACAACAACATCATACCATCCTGAAAGCATTGCATAAGCATTGACAGGTGATTGCATTGCAACCAAGACATGTTTGTATAATAGCTTCATGGAAAATGACATCAACAAAACATGCTGGAGATCAGAACATACCTCTTTCACGCCTCTCCACTGTTTTCACCCGCACCATAACATGTGCATCCCTTGATACAGACTCAAGACTCTCCTCATAGGAACTATATAACTGAGCTCGACATTCCTCAAAGAGCAAAGGCTCGAAAACTCTAATGTACTCCTCAGCGGATTCAAAACTTTTAGGAACACATTGAAGTTCTGCCTCCTCTGTTCAggtaaaaaattacaaaacatGAAACACGCAATTAGAACATAGACAATGTGATTAAGAACATATACAGCTTGTTGGAATTTTAGAATGAAAACAGAAACAGGAAAGATTCATCAGTCATGTATAAGATTCGTATGAGCCCAACAAAAATATCAGAGAAGAAAGAGTTCTACTTTGAGCAAACTTCGAACAGCCTTAATAACAAAGCACAAGTGCTGAGCATTAccctattatttaaaaatttaaaacatgtaTTTATAGAATTTCCCAGTCCTTGTGGCACATGGTGGCACTTCTAGTTAATAGAAGTCACTAAAAACAGGGTAAAAGCATTCATCACTAGACAGTTCCACAATTTCAAGCAATTGTATGCATTTTCCCATAGAACATCTTATTGTTTTTCAAATTGAGAAATGGACAACAAAGAACAAACCTGGATTGTGCCAGAACTTGTCACTTGTCACCTCCCGTATAAGTCGTTCAACAGATGTGTCTTGGTATTGCATGTTATTTGCTGGAGTTTGTTTTTTGGAAACAAGAGACCTCTTGTTGACTGGTTTCTGATCTACAGTATTCTGTCCTGTTACAACCGATCTCTGAGAAGAGATTTGTCTGCCCTTTAACTGTCTTGGCATTGGTTGTTGATAACCATCTGCAGGGGCTTCTTCAGCATTCATTTTCTTTGGCCGGCCTTGAGATCCTGTCTCAGCATCACCATTGGATTCAGAAATTTGATCGATTGGATCTGCAGAATTACTTCGTTCCGAACCAAGCATTTCAGATTGCCTCTGATCCCTGATGGTTGGCTGACTTTGTCTTTCTGCAGCTCTTTCAGCAATACCACCACCACTGCGAAAAGCTTCCTTCACAGTACGTGTGACAATTGGTGCTGGAAAGGATGACTGTCTTCTGGGTGTTGATGTCTTCATTGTGCCAGCTTGCTTTGCATCCTCAACATTAATGAACACAGTTTGCCTGGCTCTCTTTTTACCTAGCATTGCCTCTTTGTGTTCATCCAACTTAGGTCTCTTTGAAGGGTTACTTGCAAACTTCAACGCATAATTGGCTTCTACACCTCTAACATCCTTTGACTTGTTGGACAGATCTGAATCATCCCCAAGTTGATTTCCTttgttttctaaatttttcGTGCTCTCAAGTCCTGTGGGACCACGTACCACTGGATCCTTAGGCACATCCATCATTTCGGTGTCACTGGGCTCAGCGGCGGCCTCATCTTTAATCATGTTACCAGATTTGACAGCAGTAGGTTCACTTTCTTGGGAATCCCTTTTCACTTGTGTAGTTGCAGTACCAGCCAACTCTTCTTTGTTGCTGACACTACTCCCTGCAGTGTCAGAAGCAACATCTGCATCAGACcactctccttcctctctttccACTGCCTGAGAAACCTGATTGGAGGACCCAATCATTTTAGCAACACCATCAGAGCTATAGTTGGTTAACATAGATGTAGAGGCTACGCTAGCATTCAAATTATCTTCTGCCTTGATTGGCTCCTTTGTAATTTGTGAATCTTTGCTCCTCACAAAAGGCTGAAAACCTGAACCGGACGGTGCGTGCTTAAAGGCATTGTTGTTTAATATCCCCTGCAACTGTGTTACTTCCTGTTGCGGAAATAAAGAGGGCCCTGCTGTGGGAACAGGAAGGGTCTTCTGAGGTTGTGACACAACAACtgcggcttcttcttcttcagcttcTGTTGGGAGCTCATTAAGGTCAAATAACATCCTTCCACGAGACCCCATGTCATGGGTAAATGCATATAGTTTGAACCTTTGGAAACTATTGGACTCGATAACAATCTTCTGGGGTAACAGAACCTACTTTTTGAAAGCTATAATTGACCTTTTGTAGAAAATATCTGCAAAAACAACCAGCGCAAGATAAGTAATATACAGAACGAACAGGGTTCTCAAGGGATGCTTGGATGCTTCGGTCCGCTAGTGAGATGGCTGGCCCACAGAAGGCCAGGAGAACTGAACAAGTGAACAATTAGAGCAGAGTCCACATCGCATGATACTGCAGGAAAGGAACATTTCAATCAGGTGAAGTGACCTGAAAATCATTCTTCGCTGGATTCCTTTTGTGCTGTGACCCTGCCCACTCCGTCCTCTTGTTGTCCACTTCCTACCCATCTCAAGAATTTGGGTTCTAGCAATACAGGATCTCAGCATCCAGGCAGACCCTTTTACAGATAAAGTAAATAAGTATGCAGAACATAGCTAAGAACAAAAGAATGATGACGCATTGGTGGAAATGTTTGACATAGCTACTTAAGAGTGCAAGCTAGGCTCTAGATTCTTTGTTGTTTCTAAAGGAAAGCAATGTAAACAATAGCACCAGTACTATAGTGTGCAACATTAAGGTTTAGAAAAGGAAGAAGTAAATTAAAATAAGAATGATGTTGGACTTTAACATGAGCTGCAGCAATGTCAGGCTTGCCGATATTAACAGAGtactaaataaaagaaaaacacaattAAAGCTTGCATAAAACAGAGGCTACCTAAATAACGGGAGGAGAAAGAGTGCTCAACTAGTCTAGAAACTTTCACTAGCCCAACCCAATCCTAGATCTAATCCGGCACTAGCAATCTCCTTTGCAATCCCTTAGTCCAACCGTAACTGTATTATGATTGTGCATGCGACATTTGCCGAAGAAATACCCTGCCAAAAGGACCCATGACAGAAAATTATCAATGCCATCACCACCAAACTACAAAAGAGAGTATAAACCTAAAAGACCATCGAGATCTTTGCCAAATCTAAACAACTTTGTCCCACATGAACAAAAATACACACTAAAACCGACAAATAATCCCTTCTACGGAATTTGCCAAAACATCAACCGTGAGTGACAGCCTACTCCCAATCAAAAGATAAATAACCCATAGCTACTCCAAACTATAGTCGGAACTAAAAAAGACCACTTATCTACAAATGCTCTCCCAATCAGTGCAAATGCTACATTCTACAGCTGCATCACAACTATTGAGtttaaaattagaaacaaaAGCAGATATTACTGATCTACTTAACTCTGATTGGAAGATATTGAGTTCTAGCTACCCCAAATTAAAAGCTAATTACAACAGAAGAAACAGCTTCTGCTAAACATGCCCCATAACCAAAGGCTACATCTTTTTCAGCAGCAATGCAACTcttgaaaaagagaaaaacagctACGGAATCTATGTGACAAATAATCCCATTATGCAACTTCACAAGATATAGCAACAATCTACAGCTGCTCCCATAAAGAGCTACCTATGACATGAGTACCTTCGGGTAAACACAAACCAACCCCTACACGATTTCAGACACTAAGACATTTActaagtaacaaaaaaaacagggCAGCCAGCATAGCGGCAGATAAAGCAATAGCTTTAACCTTCTAGTGGTTGTGACCTCTCCACAAAACCTAGCATGATGAATACTACAACATACCAGGACTATTGAAACTTGGAAAATACACCACTGTAGTAATAACTTAAAATGCTTGTTTGATCAACCTAAGCAGAGAAACTAAGAAACTCTAGACAgcaatagcagcagcagctgatgaCAGCAAAAGCAATGCAGTGACTAACTCTAGTCAATTGTCAAGCACTAGAATTTATTACGAAAATTTATAACAGAGCATTCAACAGACGCGCAGAACAGCAGCACATGGACCATTCGAACTGAATCATCACTCGGCATTTCATTCCACTCgcaaaaacaaaaaggagaaaacGTACTACCATCCCTTTATTACCACAACTCCATGACGCAATTCCCCCCGTTGCTCTGCTCGATCTACCAAGCACCCCCGTGTATTTAAACCCACCCCCAGTCTTAAATCAGCAATCTGGTGGAAATTTTTCGTAAAGCGAGGGGGATCGTTACCACCCCGCAAACAGTTACTAGATTCGGCAACCACCCCCTGAGCCCCCTGATCCCCATTTCGTTTCTAGATTCGGCAAAATCTCCTCGAGAGAAGTTTCTCCTCAATAAAAGCCCCAATTCGGCAGggcaaaaatatttaaaaaaaaatcccccgcCGCGTCCAGTCCAATCAAATCAAACCACCACCACACATCACGCGCTATCTATCTACTATCAATCAATAATCTATTAGGGTTCAATCCGTTCGCCGTTGGTCGTCCTAGGGTTGGTTGGGAGCAGGGGAGGCGTGAGGGGAAGGGGGGGGATCTCCGTACCaggcgatcggcggcggcgcggccagatccggccctgtgcctcgtctcctcctcctcctcccgcggcggcggcggcggctttgaCTAGGGTTTCCCaccgcgcgctcctcctcctcctcctcgtgtgATGCGGTGCGATGCGATgcgtttgatattttttttttctcaagtttttttttcttgccccCCTTTTTTGGTCTGGGTGGTGGTGTGTGtcacctcctcgcctcctcccacgAGCGAGCGAGCGGTCGGTGAGCGTGACGACTGCTTCTTCCTTCTTCGAGAAatcgagagaggaggagagggggggtggggggtgggtgtgaggcgaggaggggggggggtgggggggcgGTATTTATAGCCTCGGTGGAAGAGGGTTCGAGGCCACCGGGCTACCCGCACCCGGGTTGTACCCCGCTCCGCCTCTAACGTCACCGCCAGGTGGGCCCGGACACCGGTGGGAGCCAGCTGTCGGGGGGTGCGACGCGTGTCCTCGTGCGCGCGGGGGGCGTGACGCAGATACCGGGTCGGGCGGGGGGGAGGGTGCGGTCGCACCAGGTTggaatttttatttgtttttttcctcctcatcatcggcccctttttttatttttttttctttctcacccTTCACTTCTTCTCCCCTCCTGTGGGCTCCAATTGGATTATTAGTTTTAAATAGATGGAtcaagtactactactactaccactttTTAGGTGAATTCTTATTTTAAATACATATATCAGAAGAAGGGAGGGGAAACTGAAGAATCTCAGTctgctcttctttctttctttctctaatTAAGGTATCTCCAATTAATTCTTGCTTGaaatatggatggatggatggatggatctagtGGCACGGCTATTTATTACAGATGGTTCAAGTAAGACTGGGATTATGGGTGGATAGGGATCATAGGATATGGTTCAACttgaattgttttttctttttaaggatGGTTTAATTACTGCCATTTTAATTCTTCGGATTTCTAGATGGCACCAATGGCTTGAACCGTGCATTTGGAATGGCACGTTATCAATCACATGGTAGTACGTTTTAAAATGAGTACATAGTTTATCCAAATATTCTCAACTTAGC
The sequence above is drawn from the Oryza glaberrima chromosome 10, OglaRS2, whole genome shotgun sequence genome and encodes:
- the LOC127753031 gene encoding uncharacterized protein LOC127753031, producing the protein MGSRGRMLFDLNELPTEAEEEEAAVVVSQPQKTLPVPTAGPSLFPQQEVTQLQGILNNNAFKHAPSGSGFQPFVRSKDSQITKEPIKAEDNLNASVASTSMLTNYSSDGVAKMIGSSNQVSQAVEREEGEWSDADVASDTAGSSVSNKEELAGTATTQVKRDSQESEPTAVKSGNMIKDEAAAEPSDTEMMDVPKDPVVRGPTGLESTKNLENKGNQLGDDSDLSNKSKDVRGVEANYALKFASNPSKRPKLDEHKEAMLGKKRARQTVFINVEDAKQAGTMKTSTPRRQSSFPAPIVTRTVKEAFRSGGGIAERAAERQSQPTIRDQRQSEMLGSERSNSADPIDQISESNGDAETGSQGRPKKMNAEEAPADGYQQPMPRQLKGRQISSQRSVVTGQNTVDQKPVNKRSLVSKKQTPANNMQYQDTSVERLIREVTSDKFWHNPEEAELQCVPKSFESAEEYIRVFEPLLFEECRAQLYSSYEESLESVSRDAHVMVRVKTVERRERGWYDVVVLPMHEYKWTFKEGEVAVLSFPRPGSASQSSRSNRRNVGSNEDTESECGRLVGTVRRHTPIDTRDPIGAIIHFYLGDSFDSSSSETNVLRKLQPRSTWYLTSLGSLATTQREYVALHAFRRLNVQMQNAILQPSPEHFPKYEEQPPAMPDCFTPNFADHLHRTFNGPQLSAIHWAAMHTAAGTSNGAVKKQEPWPFTLVQGPPGTGKTHTVWGMLNVIHLVQYQHYYAALLKKLAPESYKQVSGNTSNSSETVAAGSIDEVLQSMDQNLFRTLPKLCPKPRMLVCAPSNAATDELLARVLDRGFIDGEMKVYRPDVARVGVDSQSRAAQAVSVERRTDQLLMKGRDEVIGWLQQLKCREQQLSQEIALLQRELTMVAAAGRSQGSVGVDPDVLAQRDRSRDFLLQKLAASVESRDKVLVEMSRLLILESRFRVGSNFNMEDARASLEASFANEAEIVFTTVSSSGRKLFSRLSHGFDMVVIDEAAQASEVAVLPPLSLGAARCVLVGDPQQLPATVISKAAGTLMYSRSLFERFQLSGCPTILLSVQYRMHPQIREFPSRHFYQGRLTDSESVVKLPDEAYYRDALMAPYIFYDISHGRESHRGGSSSYQNVHEAQFVLRLYENLQKFLRANGGKKASVGIITPYKLQLKCLQREFEEVMSTEDGKDIYINTVDAFQGQERDVIIMSCVRASNHGVGFVADIRRMNVALTRARRALWVVGNAGALMQSEDWALLIADAKARKCFMDLDTIPKDFLAMKISNTPGRNTSNNIRNMRTGGPRPRHLEMLPDSRVSMRPDEDERSNSVPRNGSYRNLDDLGRPGDRSRDNLPFGMPRRPNSSNGSRREV